In Felis catus isolate Fca126 chromosome A3, F.catus_Fca126_mat1.0, whole genome shotgun sequence, a single genomic region encodes these proteins:
- the TMEM17 gene encoding transmembrane protein 17: MELPDPVRQRLGNFSRTVFSDSNRTGPEYSEGPDNEMVSSLALQMSLYFNTYFFPLWWVSSIMMLQMKYSVLPDYYKFIVVTVIIIITLIEAIRLYLGYMGNLQEKVPELAGFWLLSLLLQLPLILFLLFNEGLTNLPLEKAIHIIFTLFLTFQVVSAFVTLRKMVNQLATRFHLQDFDRLSAYRGGTRRMRSCIEEI; encoded by the exons ATGGAGCTGCCGGATCCGGTCCGCCAGCGGCTGGGAAACTTCAGCCGGACCGTGTTCAGCGACTCCAACCGGACCGGGCCGGAGTACAGCGAGGGTCCTG ATAATGAAATGGTTTCCAGTTTGGCATTGCAGATGTCACTTTATTTTAACACTTACTTTTTCCCACTTTGGTGGGTAAGCAGCATTATGATGCTTCAGATGAAG tatTCAGTCTTGCCTGATTACTACAAATTCATTGTGGTCACTGTTATCATCATAATAACCTTAATTGAAGCTATCAGGTTGTATCTGGGCTACATGGGGAACCTACAGGAAAAG GTTCCTGAATTGGCTGGCTTTTGGCTTTTGAGTCTTCTGTTGCAACTGCCTTTAATTCTATTCTTGCTCTTTAATGAAGGCCTAACGAATCTGCCATTGGAAAAAGCAATACACATCATCTTCACTTTGTTCCTTACTTTCCAAGTTGTTTCAGCCTTTGTTACCCTGAGGAAAATGGTAAATCAGTTGGCAACTCGTTTCCACCTCCAAGACTTTGACCGGCTCTCTGCATACAGAGGAGGCACGAGAAGAATGAGATCCTGTATAGAAGAGATTTGA